The sequence TCTGTTTTCCATAAAGAAAATAACTGCATCTTGTTTCCCCCGAAAAGCCCTTCCCTTTACAGCCGAGATCAAAGTGGAGTACAAGCTAAGCAGCTTGATTCCTTGCAGACCTCACATGCTCTACAAGTGAGCCAACAGCTTGGTGCCAGAGCTTTCAATCTGGTTGCAATACACACAGACAGTTTGGTCAGAGAAATGCACGGAGAGAGCATATACAAATGAGTACCACCCATTCATTATCCCCTTGGTGAAGTGTCCGCATCTCAGTAGGCCTCAAACTAAGGGAGCACATTCATGGAGGAGTCTGAAGTTTACCATGGCACAATAAATCAGCCGAACAGAGAACGGGCTACCTGCATCAATGTGTGCAACAACTGACCATCCAAAGCAAAAATAGAGCCTTGATGGATTATTCACAAAGACATTCTGAAGTAATCTAAGACCACTAAGATTAAGATTAAGTTTGCAAAATAAAAGCATAGGAAGCATGTGTAATTAAAGTCTAAGAATGTTTGTACTTTTTTTCCAACAAATCCTTTGTCTTCTCAAACATCTCAAAAGAGTCTCTGCATTATAACCGCATTATAATAATAAGTGGAcctaaaaatatgaaaaacaaaattgtgatgcactgaaattttagcaaccaaaaaattataattttttggtttTGGCTGAAATGGTTTTGTAGGGCTACAGCTATTGACAAAACAGTGATGTTTAATTAGCATTTTGCAATTACATGTTTTAATTGTATCAACAATTATTTAGTGCACCCAACATGTTTAAACTAGCAGGGATGCACTTCACAGTAGGCAAATTAGATGCTAAAGTAACAATAAGTAAAAACTGTTATGCTGAAATATCGAGAAGTGACTCATTGCTGAAGAACATTACTACAACGGCactcaaaaaaaaattgtgtaggacttaactttgaaacaattttcactcataaattgctagtaaatttcacaaataattacgaAGAAATGGTAAGTTACACTCTGAAGTATAactgaaaaaagtaatttattgtaaaacttactccaataatctttgttttattaacaacttcaaaaaactgttttacaattttgtttgTCACCAGAGAACATGAAACCCTAAACAGCATACCAACTTTAATTACCCAGTTTCCCAAAATCAATTACccaaacttaatttttggtcTTCTACATGAGAATCCCAAATCTCTGCATGAGTGCTAGCTGCTAGGCCACGGCTCTGACAACATCTGCCATCTTTGATAGCACTACTGAAGATAAACTGAACAGCTGGGTTTGTCTATCATCAATTATTTAAACAGGAAGACAGCTGGCAGAACCAGCAGTCCACTGCTTGAGTTTTTTACAATGTAATGGATTGAAGGTTCCCACACCTTCTGACCAATGGATTTTAATAacttttgcatttacatttatatttgcatCGAATCATCAAGAGGACACTTTCATCCCAAAttactaacattttttttttatttaaaattattttattaatatttaaaattagatttcaatagactgcatttataaaaaataaaaatatttatttatttatgagctATGAAACATCTGAAAGAATTATATTCACTATAGGAATTTccaagacattttaaaatgtcatcaaCTTCCCAGACTTTTCAAATTCACATTTCCAGATTTTTTTTCCATGACTgtgggaactttttttttttaatgcccgTTCCTCAGGATCAACTGGGTCTTGGTGGTCTGACATGGGGACAACCAGCATCCTGCTGTTAAATTGGATTTCTCCTATTCAGCAGGTGGACGGTGTAGCAAGGTCCGGCTATAATCTGCCTCAGGCGTGCACTGTTTGATGCTGTCTGCTAGGAAACTGAGAAAACAAACTGTATTAATAGCTCCAGCTGAAGCCAAGAATGAGGAATCTGGAGAGTGAGCTGCCAGAGGGTAAGGGAGACCCCACAAAAAGGGAGCGATGGAAAAGGGTGGGTGGGGGTTGAGAGCAGAGAATGGAACGAATGCTTTTGGAGAGTGTTCGGTAACTCGCAGGTAAAGGCCAAGGGTCCTACGGATGGTGTTGGGGACGGGAGATCTATGGTGTGGGGTGTGTTTAATGGTTGAACTGGATTTATGTAACCTTAGTGAACCTGAGCTTTGGAAAATGGAACAAATGAAACTTTAGATCCATGTCTGGATGACTGCAGTGTGCCCGGTGCTAAATCCATGGTGAGGAAATACACAATGTAGCCCAATACATTTCCCTTGGCCTGTATTCTGCTAGGAACAATGTAGACCCGAAGTCCCCCTCTGTAAACCCATAATCCTCATCAGATCAGTTTATACTGCAGCTGCAGTAAATGTTGGACATGCTACAAGTCAACAAAACAGCAACAGTGATTCTTCTCTCCTGCATACATAAATAGATCAAATGTCCACGATACATTTGCAATAATTTTGTTGGCAATATAATATTATGCAAAACTGATTCAAAATTGTCTCATTTGCACCATTACTCAAATAAATTGAAGTCATTTAAAAGTCATGTAGTAAAACCATATATAGCTAAATATGCAGGTATAGTTAATAGTTATATAAttagtatattaatacttttattcagcaaggacgcaatgaaatggtaaaacatgacagtaaagacatttatgatgttacaagagatttaaatttcaaataatgctgttctttttaactttctagtcAGCAAAGAATCTAATTGTCCTACAAAAAAATTCAGCAGCACAACaaattttcaacattgacaataataaatgtttcttaagcaccaaaaaaagattatttaaatgatttctaaagggtcacgtgacactgaagactggagtaatggctgctgaaaattcagctttgcctattttttagatatattaaacagttatttttaaattgtaataatatttacaatattactgatttcactgtttttttttttttcaatcaaattaatctagatttctttcaaaaacttctttttcttttttttgcagagccaaaacttttgaacacaacaatgtatataaattaaaataaatgttgtgttcCTGTATTATAAAACAGTGTGAAAAAACCTCTCTTCTTTATTACTATCCAGATTGTTCACCATATTTTACTTCTTGCATTAAACCACAGTGTATGGTCAAAATGATGGTTCCTATGATTTAActgcaaaaacattaagcaaTTTCAGAGCTAACAATCATCAAGATTATATTAAAAGGTTGGGGGGAAAATCAAGATGTATTGCTGTCAGCATGGCAATGTTCTAAAAAAAGAGCAGCTAACTACATTATAATAGACATACCAATTCAATTTTGACATATTCTGCTGGTTCTCTACCATTACAGCACCATGATGGCATGCGAATATCATATTTTAATGATTCCTAAATCTGAGCGATCCATCAAGCCAGGAGTGCTTGCCAAAATCTGACGAAAACAGCCACCCAcattgtccattcattatttctatgCAGTATCTCCCTCAATCTTTGCGAGCTCTCACACAGCACTCCATGAGCAGAGCAGACCAAATATTACATAACTTTAAATGAGCACAGTTGCCCGGAATCAACTCAAGCACAGCTGGCAGTTTACCCTTATTGTCTGTTTTATTTGAGCAGTCTGTTATTTGGTCTGCTGGATATTTGAAACAGTGTTATTTGGTCTGCTCTATTACTCTATTGTCACATCCGGGCAACTATCATCATACGCTGTCAATTATTATATCCTGTATACAACCGTTGCCAGGACAACTTACATAATCATAACATAATCTTTCATTCTCAGTTCTGACTTTTAATGGTTAGCATGGTTCAACAAATGACCTGGCATTCACAAACAGCGCCCATTTCATCATATGAAGATATGAAGTTCCTTCCTGTAAAATGTCTTCACTTAACACATTGTGAATCTGCCTTATAGCAGAGGTGAAAGTAACAAGGCTACGAGCTCTCATTAATCAAGCTGCTAGGAGGCAATTACTGTAACAGCTGCAAAAAAATCCTCACTAGTGCACAAGCGAATATGTCTGCTGAGAGGATGATGTATTATATGGAGACGTACAGTCATTCCAAAGAGTAACATTACTGGAATTCAACAAGTGCCATGAGAAGATGACCTATATCTACAATTACCATCCTCAGACATTCAGCTGGTGTTTACAGGCACTCTCGGATGAAATCAAGTTGATTGTTGTCAGTGGTTTTAGGATGCCTATTTTCACACTAGATTATGCGCATTATGAGCAAAGATTATCTTATTTCTTTAGCTTTATTTGGAATCGGAATCATCTTGGCAAACTGATCAACAGCAGGTGCTTTATATAACATAGTTATATGGCCAACAAACAAGACATCATAAtcaaatattgaatatttaaattgCAAGCAAATTTTGTGatttataattttgacatttGTGTGGGGTTGACCTCTTAAAAACATATTCCTTAATATAACAGTAATTACGGCAAAGCACCTTTTATAAAcctgttaaaaaaagtttttatggaAATGTGTACTAAAAACACAAGGCACGATTgcagaatttgttttaaatacagttttgggACACTTTAATGTGCAGTTTCTACCTTCTTTGTTGGATTGCTACAATACACCAAAAAAAATTACGTTCATTTCTAGTGGCCTCGCCGAAAATAAACGTTGCTAACTATTTAGCAAACCCATGCTAGCTTGGTGTCCTGCGAACATGCCAACTTTAAAGCCAGCCCTTTCCCGCATGTGCCCGCCCTACCAGTGTTCTGATTGGTCACATGAGCGTCAATCACGAAAATCGAACTGCTGTTTGGCTACAATAAACGTCAATCACGATTATTAGTTGCGTCTCATTGGCGCACGGAAATCCAActcaaaaatggttttaaagcaTACAGGCCGCTCAATCACCCCCTCCCCCTCCCGCTAGAAACAAAACTATGCAAAGAGCACTTTGAAGCAAACAAACTGACCGTGATATCaattttgtcattttacataAGCAAATAAACGTATATACTGACACAAAATTAAAATCTCTATAGTATATTGTAATATGGCACATACATATACAAGATAATACATGACGCTAGGAGCAGTTTTCTGTGCCTAAGATTTTCTTCTCTCGCTTGTCAAGGGCTCTGAGCGAGCCGCGGTTACGCGCAGACTTCGGCTGGTAACCCACTGCCAATCTGACAGCCTCACAGTCTCCTCATAAAAGTTACTCTTGATCACAGACAAACCTTGTTAACGGATATAAAAACAATTGGACACTGTTTCAAATTAAGACAATCATCGATTCCACATTTTTTGACAAAGGAAGAATGTTTAAAAACTTACCACAGCGCCCCtatcccactctctctctctttctctcacgtTCTCTCTCTGGAATCTGACACGCCCCTCCCGATGAAGTATCGCGAGATTTTGGCGTCACACTACCCCGGTCCCTCAACGCTCACCTGGGGTGTTCAATATACACACAGgtgattatttttttcccctgatTCTTTCTGATTAAGAAACTGTagctcatttattttattttattttattttaactttgaaTGTTGCGATGGATGTGAATGTAAATCATGTTCTTACTCTAAAATAGAATATTTTTAATTGTgacatttttttcaatattaacgCCAGACTTTTTTCTTAAAGACttttaaagaagtttttttttttcagtcttttagGTTTAAAATCTTGATCAGCAAAATACCGATTTTGCTGTGCATTAACCATGTAAAGCGATGATGAAACTGAATGTGATGGCCTTGAAAGCAGAAGGAGGTTGTTTGCAGAGGGCCTTTATTCCGTCCTGCTGTAGTTTCCTTCCTGACCGATTTATATTCTCTTAAAGAGGACATCCTGTGCTTAGAATGGAGTTTAAATAAAGCATGATGCAAAACACAAATTCACTTGCTGAAGTCAGGAAGCGAAATGTTTGTAATTAAAATACAATTCTTTCTCGTTATTACATTTCctattcagaaaataaaaacatggatTCACGGAAAGCGTTTTTTAAAGTCTTAAAAAACTTACCGAAAATGTTCATgacaatcaaatgtttttgataattaatataaaatagtcTTAGTAAGCAATGACTGCATGactgtttatttctgtttatttagctgttataaataaatataggttattttttttcttgaaggtctgatatgttaaaaaatataattttttacaaaccAGGTAAATGGCAAAATTCTGTAGCTTTAGCTGACTGTTTTATATCATGTGGTATTCCGGCACCCTCTACTGGTTAAAATTATACACACGTAACTTATCTAATGTTTCTTATCTTGATTTGTTCATAATAACGTTCAGGTTTCACTTGTTTAGGAGAAAAAACTGCAGTAAAACACTTGCAACAATGCATGGGGGATTTTACTGGTTAGACTGCATGCATAAAACTAGATGTAAGCACCACATACCTCTTAATCAAGCAATATAACAACAGTGAaatgaaaacaactgaaaaaaaaataataatattatatatacttgTGGACctcaaagttatatatatatatatatatatatatatatatatatataaaataattttcaggTCCACAAGATGTGACACTAATGTTGACATGAATTCAGTTAAGACATCCCATTCACGGTTTACAAGCATTTATAATGATCATGCAAACATGACactgaagctaaaaaaaaaatgtaacattcctATTACTGACAGAATATTCTTGTTAAGGTTTGCTGTGTTTTCATCTCAAAGGCAAAAGTACAGCTCACTTTCAGCACCAAAAAAAAGGAGTACAATCCAACACACTAAACCAGTTAATTTTCAAGATAAATATTCATAATTCCCAAAGTGATAGATGGACATTGATATTGATTTGAAATCCAATTAAGTGTTCAGACATTGTTCTGCTTCAAAATGCCAGAGATtagtaaacaaatataaaacaaggTTACTTTGTGGtaaatttactatatttttgCAAAATTTCACCCATTTTTCCAAGATTATTTTTGATGACTGGGAAGCctcataaaattatttaacaaaaaagctaatatttatttGACTTAAAAATGTTATCTAAAGGTTTactatcttaaaaaaaattaatgcataaataaaaacttttatcttCAAGTATAAGTTTGAAATAAAGGTAATATATAATTAGAACTTACAAGTGCTGTCAAAGTGTTATTTGTGTGTACATATGATttactgttaaatatttttttttgttattttcttgtttttgcaaTTAGAGTATTTCTCATATTATCTACTGATATTTTAACATTATGGGTTCATAAGTGGTTTATTACCATCTCTCTCCTACCAGATCAGTATTTCTCTGCACCAAAGCACATAATTGTACTGCAACCCAAGTCTGAATTTGCTTGATAACATTATAGCAACAAACAAAACGTGAAACTTCCTCACTTATTCACCCACTGTATATGGACAGACACACGTCAGATTGCACTCTGATTACAATCACATGTTCACGTACACAGAAGACATCTACCTCCTCCACGTCTGACATTAAGGACAGTCTTCTCGCTCAGTCTCTGAGGAGCACATATTCTTTCACTGACTCTGGAAGCGGGAGCTGTTTTACTGCAGATGGAAGGTACTGAACTCCCAGGCTGTTACGAACGGCGCAGCGCGCCAATGCTCGCAATGAAGGCGGTTGGGCTACGAGGCTAGTGAGTCGAGCCAGTAACTGAGGATCTTTACTGAGCTCACGTGGTAAAGAGCCATCGGCCCTGCGGATCTCGAACCTCCCCGCGGCGCGGGAAAGCAGCTCCAGGCACTCTTCCTCCTGTTCCGTGCCCAGGCCCCGAGCCAGCAGCGCCACCAGCCGAGAGATGGGCGTCTGGCCCTTTAGATTGGTGACGTGGACTTGAGCGCCGTACTCTAGCAGCACACGGACACTCTCCAGGTTGCCTTTCATGGCTGCCCAACTGAGGGGTGTGTCGTTATTGTAATCCCGGACATTCGGACACGCGCCGCTCTCTAACAGGGCCCGTACACACTCAGGGTTATCTTTGAAGGCAGCCCAGTGCAGTGGCGTATCCTTGTTGCCGTCCAGAGCATTTGGCTGGGCCCCGTATTCTAGAAGCAGCTCCACACAACCCTCATCCTTCTCCGCTGCGTAATGCAGGGCAGTGCGGTTGTAGCCATCCAAGGCATTTACCTGTgtgagaaaattattattattatttttaattctgaattcaaattctgtcaaattaagtgaaaaatgTTGGGGGGATGCATCTTTTCTAATATGATAATCAAGAAGACagacacatgaaaaaaaatgttttagtgaaaaccaatgtttttcaggattcattgatgaatagaaagttcacatcaacagcatttatttgaaatataaatactttatattattatcaatgtctttacaatcacttttgatcaattttatgcatccttgctgaaaaagttttcatttcttttagaaaaaaataatactgtctgcaaaatttttgaatggtagtgtacatatattttaaccaaactttctcaaatatgattaaaaacttaaagggatagttcacccaaaaatgaaaattatgtcattaataactcaccctcatgttgttccaaacccgtaagacctccgtttatcttcggaacacagtttaagatattttagatttagtccacgATACATTGACTCGAGAACAAGTGAATCTTTTGTTCTTTacctggctcagctcggtgttcatcttcagttctctcttcacagcagttcagtcagtgtactgtttgagtacatgaattaatccaggatattggtttgtttgaactcagagggagtgtcattcacattaaaaaagttaacagcttaagtcatttgtggattaatgcttactggagatccgaaccgtttcaaacgattcagttcggttcggtgaactggttcaagaagatccggttacatcaaatgattcgttcgcgaaccggatatcacttgaacgcactcacaacagacccggaagagaagacaatgctaaataaagtcatagtttttgttatttttggaccaaaatgtattttcgatgcttcaaaaaattttaactgaccctctgatgtcacatgggctacTTTGAAGacgtttttattacctttctggacatggacagtataccatacatagatttaactaaatctaaaatatcttaaactgttgcgaagatgaacggaggtcttacgggattggaacaacatgagggtgagtcattaatgacataattttcatttttgggtgaactatccctttaagtctgcCAAATCAAAGTTATGTGCTGCAACCAACAAGCAAAAATATACAGGAAAaaatttcataaattatgtcATAGAGAGGAACCCTGCAGATGCATGACTGAGTATTAAAGATAATAATATAGTTTAAACTTTTTATAACAAAAACCTAATGATTGAAAATAACGatttaataacttttttgaaaaataacaattaagattattcaaaatgtaagaaaataaatCTTGACATGTTTTAAACTggatttgaaaaacctttaatcACTTACTTGCCACAGAGCCCTTAACAACTTAACAGTAAAATGTGTAATTGCTCCGCCActagtggcaaaaaaaaaaaaacgctttacTTTTAAACTGTCAAAACACTGAATTTAGGGAATTGACTTCCGTTtgcaaactcaaaaaaaaaaaatgactcctGTTACATTGTACCTCAGCACCTTTCTCAAGCAAAAGCTCCACGCAATCAGCATCAGCCACCATACAGGCACAGTGCAGGGGCTTCAGCGTGCCATGCATCCGGTTCACATCTGCTCCCTGTCAAAGAAGCACATATTCATTCAGAACGCAATATATGAAAGACTATCTAAAACTTTGGTAACACAACTCACCCTGCGTATAAGGTCTTCCACATTATCATGTGGGAAGGAGCGAATGGCAGCTATGGTTCGAATGAGTCTTTCTGACAATGAGTATTTGCTTTGAATACTCTGCATGATGTACCACATAGTAGAGCTCATGTGGAACTAAAGGACATTTCACCCAGATCGGGTGACACCGCACCGAAATGAAATGGCTGTGAAAGGGAGAAaaataatcaaagaaaaaagaaaacagaaaactgaTTAACAAGAGAATGAAGTTGATAGAACAAGTAATATCTTTACATTAGGAATCATACAGTCATTCAATCTCTTTAAAGACAATACCAATAGTGCATCAAGTATTGCTTTATGCCAACTGTGATGTGCTTACTGCCatgtttacaatttatttaataataataattatgataataataatcagacaataatcaaaataaatataataaatgtcaataaatatgttaaacaaataaatgatataatactaataaatatttataatatatttatttatatgatacatttataataaatacaattatgaaTAACCttgcaaatattaaaaatacatacatgcaaatatatagctaataaaaaatttaactatttaatttCTCATCAAAATTAGAACTTTATTTTTACATCAATTTGCctgttaaaataaagtatatactgttttacaatagttttagctgtttttatttattgttttgtttatagaCTATTGTGCTTATTTAATCTTTAACTTCTTCAAtttcaataatttttatattttttgaagatttttttcacacattatttgtttatttatttttttggttcatATTGGTAACGAGGATCAACAATGTAGCTCTTCAaaacatttgttcattcatttcattattttctttttttgcaaattGTGCTACTCCATCTAACGTTAGGTAATAAGTGGGTTATATCACATTTCAGACATATtgtttatagtaatataatatgtgaccctggagcacaaaaccagtcttaagtcgctggggtatatttttagtaatagccaagagaaaaaaaaaaaaaaaaaacattgtatgggtcaaaattattgatttttcttttatgccaaaaacagttaggatattgagtaaagatcatgttaaataaagatatttagtaaatgtccTACCGTAGATATATAAAAACGTATTTTTTGATTAGTTAGTTGTCCAGTTttgatttggacaactttaaaggtgattttctcagaatttagatttttttttaacgtacaccctcagattccagattttcaaatagttgtatctcaggcaaatattgtcagatcctaataaaccatacatcaatggaaagcttatttataaaacttttagattatgtataaatcttaatctcggaaaattgacacttaaaactgttttttgtggtccagggtcacatatagttaTTCTTTGTGTAGCAGGTGCCTGCCACACTCGCTCTGTCTTATAAATATTGATCAAAGCATGCATGCAACATGGTCATGCTAATAAAGAATAAAGCAAAGGGTCAGTTTGCTGTTCGCCTCGTGTTGTCATTCTGTCAACAAAAGCTCCCATGACAGATCAGCTAGCGAAGAAACACAAGCTTTAACAAGCAAATGAAGTCTAAAACATGACAGCTTAATAGAGCAGAGAAGACTTGCTGTTTTTTTAAAAGGCAGGTTTATGTTTATCTATTACTTATTTCTGTAACGTATGCGTCCTACCGGAGTGAACTAACGTTAGCCGTTTGAAGCTAGTTTCGAGACCCGGgacatgaaataatatattttcttacctCTGGATCGTCTTTAGCGCAAGTGCTCgaataaaacaaaagcaaaacgcAAAGTATGTAATCGAAGACAATTAAGTGTTAAAACGGTACCTGCAAGAAATGAAAACAGCTGTTGGTTTGTAGCTAATCTGCCAGTGCTCAACACAAACACGGTGACGTCACGAGAGGAAGTGacaaacaattttaaaatgccatttatccGTCGGTTTGTATTGAAGAAACACATTTGAAGCGTGGAAATGCGTCAAAAAATATGGCTGAAATTAGTTATGCGCGTCTGTGATAGGCCATTCTTCACATACCGTACTGTTTGGGCCAAATATAGCCACGCAAACGATGGGCCCTGTGCTGAGGGGCTCCTGAGGGAATGACACTTTACCACTCAATGTCAGTGTCCTCACACTGTAGATTGTTTCcggttacattacattttttaaaagaaacatcaCATGAAACGGTTATAAATGTTCATAGTTTACTGTGACGAGTTCCTGTAAATTGCATTTTCAGTGGGTTTTGagataactgtataaaaaattgACATGTATTTGCCAGTTGCCTATGCTTTTGTTAAAATGTACCCTCCAGAATAGCAATTAGTTAAGTTAGTCTGAGATTTATCAAACTTTATGACTTTGTAATTATACACAtaattttgtgtatgtgtgataaTGTCTGCACAGTGTCCCTTACATAAAGACTACAACTCAAAATTAATCAcggtcttaaattttttttttatattaaaaattcgtttttttttattcagcaaggatgcattaaattgtttagaACTGAAAGTAAAgacttgcatttttacaacaacaaaaaatatatatttcaaattaaccgtttgaactttttattctaaaaatcccGATACaagtattatggtttccacaaaaaaaaaatgtaaataaatacaaaataaagcatgttttcaacattaagaaatgcttcttgagtagcaaatcagcatattaaatttctgaaaaatcatgcgacactgaagactggagtaatgacaatgaaaattcagctttgccatcacagaaataaattacatttttcagtatgttaaattaaacaatatcactgtatttttgatcgaataaatgcagcttcagtggacaaaaaaatcaaacatttgaatggtagtgtacagtaCATCAGGAAACGTCTGGGAAAAATGACACTCTTTAATTTCCTATATTTGAAAACTAAACCATAATAATACGAACTAAAAGCCCCTTCTTaggtaaaataaattatgaaactaTTTAACTAATATAAAAGAATGTAACTAATATAAAATAGTCTAACTAATATATAGTATTTACTTGATTTCTATATATTTCTTGTTAACCAGAAAAAGGCAACACTAAATAATTTGACAACAAATTAGAAATAATACAGCAAATGAACCAGACAAAGGTAAggccaaaacaaaataatttattttctttttgtgacATTTTATGCAGACAGCTAGAATTTAGTGTCTCACTTCAATCCATTGTTATATAATTCTTCCCTTTGCCACACCAACCCCAAATCAATTAACAGTAATAACCCAAACATTAAAGAGAAATTTGCTATTTTCTGTAGATTTCTGCAAGCCTGTCAACATCAATATCATTACCTTATGCTCCTAGTATAATTTCACATTACATGACAATAAGATTTTTTAACAAGTTAGTGCATTTCATTATCCTAAACCACTAGCTGCTCATATTCATTaatgaaaacaagaaagaaaaaaaagccccAGTGATTTGTTATTTACTGCATTACCAAGCCTCTAGTAAATGCATCAAGTATTTTCTCTGCTGaaatctcaaaaaaataaaacaaatgttaaatcTGTGATTCTCTCCCAATGTCTTTTTGTACATAAGTCATGATAAACTTACAAGGGACAGGGGAGTGTATTGGAGATGGAcagcagaattaaaataaattaaaaatattttttaaaagcaatactttACAATGAATTGAACAGCAATACTGTATCCTCCTgattaaacattcaaataacaGCACCAATTCACCACAGCAATATTTTGTA is a genomic window of Carassius carassius chromosome 46, fCarCar2.1, whole genome shotgun sequence containing:
- the LOC132129273 gene encoding ankyrin repeat and SOCS box protein 8-like, giving the protein MSSTMWYIMQSIQSKYSLSERLIRTIAAIRSFPHDNVEDLIRRGADVNRMHGTLKPLHCACMVADADCVELLLEKGAEVNALDGYNRTALHYAAEKDEGCVELLLEYGAQPNALDGNKDTPLHWAAFKDNPECVRALLESGACPNVRDYNNDTPLSWAAMKGNLESVRVLLEYGAQVHVTNLKGQTPISRLVALLARGLGTEQEEECLELLSRAAGRFEIRRADGSLPRELSKDPQLLARLTSLVAQPPSLRALARCAVRNSLGVQYLPSAVKQLPLPESVKEYVLLRD